The Triticum aestivum cultivar Chinese Spring chromosome 5A, IWGSC CS RefSeq v2.1, whole genome shotgun sequence genomic sequence CTTCGAGACCGACAAGTTCTTCTGCCTCCTCATGGAGTTCTGCAGCGGCGGCAACCTCCACTCCCTCCGCCAGAAGCAGCCCAACAAGCACTTCACCGAGCACGCCGCCAGGTCTCACCTCACCTCAACTCACCTCCTCCTCAAAGCCATCCATTAATTCTTGATGAGCTTTGTTTGTCACTGAGAATTTATCTCCGCCATGAATGATATAGGTTTTACGCGTCCGAGGTGCTGCTGGCGCTGGAGTACCTGCACATGCTGGGCGTGGTGTACCGGGACCTCAAGCCGGAGAACGTGCTGGTCCGGGAGGAAGGCCACATCATGCTCTCCGACTTCGACCTCTCGCTCCGCTGCGCCGTCAGCCCCACGCTCGTCCGCACCCCGTCCGGCAGCGTCGGCGTCGCCGCCGGCCTCGTCCAGGGCTGCAAGCTCCCGCGCATCCTCtcctcctccagcaaggccaagggcaagaaGAAGCTGGCGACGGCCAAGGCCACCCAGCAGGAGCTGCTGGCCGTGCCCGGCGACGGCCACGGCAGGAAGCAGCCGTGGACGTCGCTGGAGTTCATGGCCGAGCCGACGGGCGCGCGCTCCATGTCCTTCGTCGGCACGCACGAGTACCTGGCGCCCGAGATCATCCGCGGCGACGGCCACGGCAGCGCCGTCGACTGGTGGACCTTCGGCGTCTTCCTCTACGAGCTGCTGCACGGCACCACGcccttcaagggctccggcaaccgCGCCACGCTCTTCAACGTTGTCGGCCAGCCGCTGCGCTTCCCCGACGCGCCCGGcgtcagcgccgccgccagggACCTCATTCGGGGCCTGCTGGCCAAGGAGCCGCAGAAGCGCCTCGCGTACCGCCGCGGCGCCGCCGAGATCAAGCAGCACCCATTCTTCGAGGGCGTCAACTGGGCGCTCGTCAGGAGCGCCGCGCCGCCCTACATCCCCGACGCCGTGGACTGCGGCCCCGCCCCCGTGCGCCTCCCCAGCGAAGCCCCGTCGCAGGGCGGCACGCCGAGGAACGCCGCCGGTGGGAAGGCCGGCTCACCTCATGCCGATCCGGCGTCGTACGTCGATTTCGAGTACTTCTAGGAA encodes the following:
- the LOC123108082 gene encoding serine/threonine-protein kinase AGC1-5, with the protein product MKVMDKGSLVSRNKLPRAQTEREILGLLDHPFLPTLYSHFETDKFFCLLMEFCSGGNLHSLRQKQPNKHFTEHAARFYASEVLLALEYLHMLGVVYRDLKPENVLVREEGHIMLSDFDLSLRCAVSPTLVRTPSGSVGVAAGLVQGCKLPRILSSSSKAKGKKKLATAKATQQELLAVPGDGHGRKQPWTSLEFMAEPTGARSMSFVGTHEYLAPEIIRGDGHGSAVDWWTFGVFLYELLHGTTPFKGSGNRATLFNVVGQPLRFPDAPGVSAAARDLIRGLLAKEPQKRLAYRRGAAEIKQHPFFEGVNWALVRSAAPPYIPDAVDCGPAPVRLPSEAPSQGGTPRNAAGGKAGSPHADPASYVDFEYF